AGCTGACGTACGGGTTGAACACGAACCGGTCGCCTTGCGTCATATCCGCCGACGAGATCGTGAAGCGCGTCGCGTCGCTTTCCGCGCCGAAGTCGAAGCCGCCCACGTCGTAGCGCGCATATCGCACGTTGACCTGCGGTTCGCGGTTATACGTCGAGTCGCTCGAGAAAGTCTGCCAGCGCTGCTCGCGAGCCAGCACGCTCCACGGCCCATTCGTATAGTTGAGGCCCGCCTCCTGCTGATACAGCGTGGTGGAGCCGGTCGGAAACGCCACGCCCGACGCCAGATCGGTCGATACCGTCGAGTCCGACACGCGGTTGTAGTTCACATAGGCGCTCAGGCCCGAACCGAGGTTCCAGTTCTGATTCAGCGCAATCGAGTAGCGTTGTGTGTTGGTAATCGCATCGTGCGGCAGCCACGCGAGCGACATCGTCCCCGAATCGTTCGGCTGGATATAGCGGTAATCCGCCGTCAGCATTTCACCTCTGCGCGACATGATGCGTGGCGTGAGCGTGAGATCGTAGTTCGGCGCGAGATTGAAGTAGTACGGCAATGCGACGTCGACGCCGTTGGTGGAGCTGACCGAGAACGTCGGCGGCAGGAACCCGCTGCGGCGGGCACCCGACAGCGGAAACGACAGCCACGGGCTAGCCAGCAGCGGCACGCCCTGAAAAAACAGCACGCCGTTGTGGGCGATGCCCTCGTCGTTGCCATTGTCGATATCGAATTCGGATGCCTTCAGATACCACGCCGGCGCCGACTCGCATTGGCAGGTGCTGTACGTACCGTGATGAACGACGGTGCGTTCGTTATCGACCACATCCGCGCGCTCGGCGCTGCCCCACCCGCCGCCGAGATAAAACCTGTACTTCGGCACGCTGATATAGCCTTCGTTCGCTTCCACGTAGAAATGTGCGTCCGGTCCGTCGAACACGTTGCCGTTGTCGACGAGGTGCACGTGGCCATAAGCATCGGCTTTGTCGCGGTCGACGTCGTAATAGAGCGCGTCGCCCGCGACGACCGACGCCGGGCGCCGCAACTGCGCGTGTCCCTTCAACGCGACATCCGTGCTGGTCGTAGTGGTCATCGAATCGGCCATCGCCGAGGTGACGGGTTTGTCGCCGGGCCGCAAGGGTTGTTCGCTCAATTGCGGTGCAAGGCGCAGCCCCCAGACGCCGTCGAGCGATTCGGGCGCCGCTGCGGTGCCGGCCAGTTGCGCGTGACCGGCAAGCGGCGCGCATCCCGCCGCGCAGAGCACGAGAGGAACGAGCGGCCGCAAACGTAGACGCTGAAATACACGGCGTAGTATCAAGACAGGTAATGCTCGGAAAGGAGAAAGGACGCAGCGATGCGGCGCGGTGAAGAGGGATCCGGGCAAGCGCCCGTTTGAACTGCGTCATGCGCGAGTGGGTCGACCGGGTTTTACTGAAGCGTCATGTCGTTCGAGCGGGGCTCGCTCACGCCCGCCGTACTCACGCCCGCCGCGCCGCCGAGCGCCTGCAGCAGATAAGGAATCTGCCCGGCCGGCAACGAAAACGACAAGCCCGCGCTGCCCGATAGCCGGAAGCGGATCACCACCATCTCCATACCGTTGAGCCGGCCGACTTCCCAGCCCTGGCAGTGCAGCGCGAAACCCATCTCCTGATCGTTATGAATCACGCGGTCGGCGTGCTCGATGGCATTCGGCAACGCGACCAGCAAGTCGTTGAGCACCGACCGATGCAACGCCGCGGTGGGCTGATTACCGTGAATCAGCAGATATTGACCGTCCGCCGTCAATTGCATGTCGGTAATCGAATTCAGCATGAAGGTCGACGGATCAGACACGGCTCGTGCCCTCCTGCCGGAGCGGTGCACGGCTCACGGCCTTGCCGTCAGTCGTGCTCGGCGCGCTGCCGGACGCCTCGCGCGGAGTAAGCAACGACGCCAGAGCCAGATGAATCGAAAAGACCGGCGTCGAGCTGACACGCAGGACCGCCGCCAGAACTGCGGGTGAAAGATATTCAATCATGATCGCTTCTCCAAAACGCGTTTCGCAGGTAGCGGAATCGACCATTTGACGATAGCAGCGCACGCCGGCCCTTGGGTTACACGCCCCCTACGCTTCCTTGGGTTCTGTAACGCTTTATTTCGCCGCACCGCCCGCAAACCGCACGCGCCTGCCCAACGAGCACGTTGCGCACGTTAGCAACCCTAATGTGCGGAAAGTTTTCAGTAACGATCGACGGCACGCACGTCCCTATACTTCGCGCTTTCCAGAGCCAAGGCACGTCGTTTCGAATGCATCGCTCGCTCTCTTCCACGCTGTCGCGCGATGCATCAGGACTGAAACCCAAGATGAACCTTCAAGTGTTAACGAGCCGTCTAGCCGGTGCGCTCTCGCTCGCCGGTATCACGCTGACAAGCGGGTCCGCCCACGCCGCGCAACCTTTCGTGGTGCAGGACATCCGCATCGAGGGACTGAAACGCGTCGAGCGCGGCACGCTGTTCGCCTATCTGCCGATCAAGCAAGGGAGCACGTTCAGCGACGATAAGGCTTCCGAAGCGATTCGCGCGCTCTATGCCACGGGCTTCTTTAACGAAGTTAGGATCTCAACCGAGGGCAAGGCGGTCATCGTGTATGTGCAGGAGCGTCCGGCGGTCGGCACGATCGACTTCGCGGGCATTCACGAGTTCGATAAGGAAAACCTGACCAAGGCGCTTAGTTCGGTCGGACTGTCGCAAGGCCGCTACTATGACAAGGCGCTGGTCGACAAGGCCGAGCAGGAACTCAAGCGCCAATACCTGACGCGCGGCTACTACGCCGCCGAAGTCACCACCACGATCACGCCGATCGACCGCAACCGGGTGGCCGTGCTGTTCTCGGTGGCCGAAGGTCCGAGCGCGAAGATCCGCCAGATCAACATCATCGGCAACCACGCGTTCAGCACCGATACGTTGCGCGACGAGATGCAGTTGTCCACGCCGAACTGGTTCTCGTGGTACACGAAGAACGACCTGTACGCAAAGGACAAACTGACCGGCGACCTGGAGCACGTGCGCTCGTATTACCTGAATCGCGGCTATCTGGAGTTCAGCATCGAGTCGACTCAGGTATCGCTGACGCCGGACAAGAAGGAGATGTACCTGACGGTCACGCTGCATGAAGGCGAGCCGTACACGATTGCGTCGATCGGACTCGCGGGCAACCTGCTCGATCGCGAAGCCGAGTTGAAGAAGCTCGTGAATATCAAAGCCGGCGAGCGCTTCTCCGCCGAGACACTGCAGGTCACCACCAAGGCCATCGTCGACAGGCTGGGGGAATACGGCTATGCGTTCGCTACGGTCAATGCGGTGCCGAAGATCGACCAGCAACGCCACACGGTCGACCTGACGCTGCAGGTGGACCCGAGCCGCCGCGTGTATGTGCGCCATATCAACGTGATCGGCAACACGCGTACGCGTGATGAAGTGGTGCGCCGCGAAATGCGTCAGCTCGAAAGCTCGTGGTTCGATTCGAACCGTCTCACGCTCTCGAAAGACCGGGTCAACCGGCTCGGCTATTTCACCGATGTCGACGTCACCACCGTGCCGGTGGAGGGCTCGCCCGATCAGGTCGACGTGGACGTCAAGGTGAGCGAGAAACCCACTGGCGCGATTACGTTGGGCGCGGGCTTTTCATCGACGGACAAGGTGGTGCTCTCAGCCGGCATCTCGCAGGACAACGTGTTCGGTTCGGGCACGAGCCTCGCCGTGAACGTGAACACCGCGAAGACCTACCGCACGCTGACCGTGACGCAAACCGATCCGTATTTCACGGTGGACGGCATCAAGCGGATCACCGACGTGTACTACCGCACCAGCTATCCGCTCTACAACTACACGGACACGAGTTTCCGCATCATCACGATGGGCGCGGACCTGAAATTCGGCATTCCGTTTTCCGAAGCGGACACGGTCTATTTTGGCGTCGGGCTCGAACAGAACCGCTTGAACACGGATTCTTCGACGCCGCAAAGCTATCTGGATTACGTCTCCGAATTCGGCCGCGTGGTGAACAACGTGCCGCTGACAACAGGCTGGGCTCGCGACAATCGCGACAGCGCGCTCGTGCCGAGCCGCGGCTACTTCATTCAGACCAACGGCGAAGTCGGCACGCCGGCCGGCGGCACCGAGTACTACAAGGCGGACGTGCAGGCGCAGTACTACTATTCGTTCGCGCGCGGCTTCATTCTCGGCCTGAATCTGCAGGGCGGTTACGGCAATGGCTTTGCGGGCAAGGCCTATCCGATCTTCAAGAATTACTACGCGGGCGGTATCGGCTCGGTGCGGGGCTACGAGGCCGGCTCGCTCGGCCCGACCGACAAGACGACCGGCGACCCGATCGGCGGCTCGCGGATGGTGGTGGCCAACGTCGAGATGACGTTCCCGCTGCCGGGCAGCGGCTGGGACCGGACGCTGCGTGTATTCACCTTCCTCGACGCCGGCAATGTCTGGGGCGACGAAGGCAACAGCACCGGCGCCAACGGCTTGCGGTACAGCTATGGCGCGGGTCTCGAATGGATTTCGCCGATCGGTCCGCTCAAGCTGTCGCTCGGCTTTCCGGTCGTCAAACATGCGACCGACAAGTATCAGAAGTTCCAGTTTCAGATCGGCACGTCGTTCTGAGCGGGCGCGTTCGGGCGCGGTGCCTGACGGGCGCAGGCGCCGCAAGGTCGGCGCTTACCGCGCTATCAGCCAACGGATCAGCATCAGCACTGACACAGCAATGCGTTAGCGGAAGGACAAGGCGCCGACGCATCGCCGTGCAACCGCGAACGTTACTGTTTCAGAAGCTTCACGATGGTCAGCGTGCCATCGACATTTTCAACGCGAACCTTCACCTTCTCGCCCTCCTTCGCCTGTTTGACCATTGCCGCATCCTTGGCCTTGTAGGCCATGGTCATCGACGACATCCCGATGTTCTTCAGTTCGCCGTGCTGAAGCGTCACCATGCCGGTCGACCGGTCCACTTTCCTGATGACCGCATCGGTGAGCGCGGCCTGGTTCGGTGTTCCGCCATCCATCGCGCCGTGGGTCATTTTCATGCCGGCCATATCGTCCGCCGCTATCGCGGCGCCGGCGAGCGTCAGACCGGTACAGAGCGCAGCCGTCAGAGTGATCATCTTCTTCATGGGTTTTCTCCAGAGTGAGTGTGCGGCACAAGCGTGCCATTGGGTGCTACGTGGGATTGAAGCGCGTCTTGCGCGTCGGCTTTCATGCGCGCAACGCGGCGGCGTTGCAGCAACAGCCAGGCGGCCGGAATGATGAGCATCGACAGGAGCGGCGCGGTCACCATGCCGCCAACCATCGGCGCGGCGATGCGCTGCATGACTTCGGAGCCAGACCCATGGCCCAGCATGATCGGGATGAGGCCCGCGAGAACAACCGCGACCGTCATCGCCTTGGGTCGTACACGCAAAACCGCGCCTTCGCGGATGGCGTCGATCAGGGTCGCTTCGGTAAACGGCTCACCTGCGTCGAGGCGGTGGTTGAGCGCGCCCTTCAGGTAGAGCAGCATCACGACACCGAATTCGGCCGCCACGCCCGACAACGCGATGAATCCCACCGCCGTCGCCACCGACACCGCGTGCCCGAGGATCCAGATCAACCAGAACCCGCCGACCAGCGCAAACGGCACCGTCGACATCAGCAACAAGGCGTCGGCCGCCGAGTTGAACGTCAGGAACAGCAGCACAAAAATGACCGCGAGCGTCACCGGAATCACCGTTCTCAGCTTCGCGGCCGCTCGTTCCAGATACTCGAACTGCCCCGACCAGGCGATGGAATAGCCGGGCGGCAGGACAACATGTTGCGCAACGGCGGTCTGCATCGCCTTCACGGCCGATTGCAAGTCCGTATCGCGAATGTCGACGTAGACGTAGCCGGATAAGCGGGCGTTCTCGCTGCGGATCATCGGCGGCCCATCCGAGATCCTGATCGTCGCCACATCGCCCAGCGTGATCTGCGCGCCGCGCTCGGTGACGACCGGCAACTGGCGCAGCGTGTCGACGGAGTCCCGGATCTCCCGCGGATACCGGATATTGATCGGAAAGCGTTCGCGGCCCGCGATCACCTCGCCGACCTTATCGCCCCCCACCGCGGTCGACACGATGGACTGGATGTCCGTCACGGACAGACCGTAGCGGGCGGCCGCCAGCCGGTCGATATCGACGTCGATGTAATGACCGCCGTTCAGGCGTTCCGCCAACGCCGACGTGACGCCCGGAACGTTCTTCAGGACGGATTCGACCTGCGTGGCGATCCTGTCGATCTGCCCCAGGTCCGCGCCGGAGATTTTCACTCCGACCGGCGTCTTGATCCCGGTCGACAACATGTCGAGGCGATTGCGAATCGGCGGCACCCAGACATTCGAGAGACCCGGAATCTTCACGCGCGCGTCGAGTTCGTCCACCAGCTTCTCGGGGGTCATCCCGGCCCGCCACTCGCTGCGCGGCTTGAACTGGATGGTGGTCTCGAACATCTCGAACGGCGCAGGATCGGTCGCGGTATCGGCACGTCCCGATTTGCCGAACACGCTTTTCACTTCGGGAACCGTCTTGATGAGGCGATCCGTCTGCTGCAAAAGCTCGGCGGCTTTGTCCGCGGAGATGCCGGGCAAGGCGGTCGGCATATAAAGCAGATCGCCTTCGTCGAGCGGCGGCATGAATTCGCCACCGAGCCGCGACACGGGAATCACCGTGATGGCAAGCGCCAGCACTGCCAGGCCGATTGCGGCCCACGGCCGGCGCAGCGTCGCTTCGAGCACCGGACGGTAAAGCCGGATCAACACACGGTTGATCGGATTGGCGTTCTCATGCGGAATCCGGCCACGGATCAGATAGCCCATTAGAACCGGCACGAGCGTGACGGACAGCCCGGCGGCCGCGGCAATGGTGTAGGTCTTCGTGAATGCCAATGGCGCAAACAGCTTCCCTTCCTGGCCTTCGAGCGAGAACACCGGAATGAACGACAGCGTGATGATCAGGAGCGAAAAGAACAGCGCGGGGCCGACCTCGGCCGCCGACTGCGCGATCAACTCCCACCGCTGGGCGGTCGTGATCGGCGTATCGGGGTGCTTGTGGTCGTACGCCTCCAGATGTTTGTGGGCGTTCTCGATCATCACGATAGCCGCATCGATCATCGCGCCAATCGCGATCGCAATGCCGCCCAATGACATCAGGTTTGCATTGACGCCCTGATAACGCATCACAATGAATGCGGTCAACACGCCGAGCGGCAGCGACAGGATTGCCACGAACGCGCTGCGCAGGTGGAACAGGAACACTGCGCAGACCAGGCCCACGATGATGAACTCTTCGATGAGCTTGTCCTTGAGGTTGTCGACGGCGCGCTCGACGAGTTGCGAGCGATCATAGGTGGTCACGATCTCGACGCCCGGCGGCAGAGACTTTTTCAGCCCGGCGAGCTTTGCCTTGACCGCTTCGATGGTCGTCAGCGCATTCTTTCCTGAGCGCATCACGATCACACCGCCGGCCACTTCGCCTTCACCGTTCAGTTCGGCAATGCCGCGGCGCATTTCAGGTCCGATCTGGATGCGCGCGACGTCGCCGAGCAATACGGGGGTCCCAGTGCCGTTCGTGCGCAGCACGATGTGGCGGAAATCATCGAGCGAGTGCAGATATCCCGACGACCTGACCATGTACTCCGACTCGGCCAGCTCGACCACCGAACCACCCGATTCCTGATTCGCCTTGCCGATGGCATCCGCGACGCTAGCCTGTGTGATGCCGTAGGCGCGCAGCTTGTCCGGATCCAGAACGACCTGGTATTGCCGCACCATGCCGCCGATGCTAGCGACCTCCGAAACGTCGGGTACCGATTTCAACTCAAACTTAAGAAACCAGTCGTTCAAGGCCCGAAGCTGGCCGAGGTCATGTTTGCCCGTGCGGTCGAGCAGTGCGTATTCGTAGACCCAGCCAACGCCTGTGGCATCGGGCCCGAGTGAAACAGTCGCGCCCGGCGGCAAGCGGCTCTGCACCTGGTTGAGATATTCGAGCACGCGCGAGCGGGCCCAGTACGGGTCCGTCCTGTCATCGAATAGCACGTAGACGAATGCGTCCCCGAACGACGAATAGGCGCGTATGGTGGTCGCGCCGGGCACCCCCAGCAGGGTCGTCGTGAGCGGATACGTCACCTGGTCTTCAACGACTTGCGGCGCCTTGCCGGGATACGACGCCTTGATGATGACCTGCGTGTCGGAGAGATCCGGCAATGCGTCGACCGGCGTTTGAGTCAGCGAATAAACGCCCCACGCGGTGACGAGCACGGTCGCGAGCAGCACGAGGAACCGGTTGTCAATCGACCAGCGAATGATGCGTGCAATCATTTCGTGCCTCCGGCCGGTTCGACCTGCGTCAACTGGTAGCCGTCGCCGGATGGCTTGAAGACGAAATGCACGGACTCGCCGACCTTGACGTCCGGAAAGGCCGTCGGCGATGGCTTGCCGAAGGTCATGGTCATCGCCCCCCAGCCCAGCGCCGGCACAGGTTGATGTGAGAACGTGATGTCGCTGGCGGTGACTTTTTCGACCTTGCCGGTCGTTTCGTAGGTTTGCGCGGCAGCAGGCGCGGAGGCAACAGCAGGCGCCGAGGCCAACGCCGCGGGTGCCGCGCTTCCTGCGAGTTTCGGCAGCACGGACCTCAGGCTCGCTTCCGAGTCGATCAGGAACTGGCCCGATG
The nucleotide sequence above comes from Paraburkholderia aromaticivorans. Encoded proteins:
- a CDS encoding LPS-assembly protein LptD, with protein sequence MLCAAGCAPLAGHAQLAGTAAAPESLDGVWGLRLAPQLSEQPLRPGDKPVTSAMADSMTTTTSTDVALKGHAQLRRPASVVAGDALYYDVDRDKADAYGHVHLVDNGNVFDGPDAHFYVEANEGYISVPKYRFYLGGGWGSAERADVVDNERTVVHHGTYSTCQCESAPAWYLKASEFDIDNGNDEGIAHNGVLFFQGVPLLASPWLSFPLSGARRSGFLPPTFSVSSTNGVDVALPYYFNLAPNYDLTLTPRIMSRRGEMLTADYRYIQPNDSGTMSLAWLPHDAITNTQRYSIALNQNWNLGSGLSAYVNYNRVSDSTVSTDLASGVAFPTGSTTLYQQEAGLNYTNGPWSVLAREQRWQTFSSDSTYNREPQVNVRYARYDVGGFDFGAESDATRFTISSADMTQGDRFVFNPYVSYPIERPGWFITPKLAWHFAAYDLTSIGTDVPAGEPKSFSVNVPTFSLDSGMRFERSVRLFGQSYLQTLEPRLFYVYTPYRNQAFAPLFDTATADFGLTELFMPNSFVGNDRVSDANRVTAALTTRFIDPASGDERARFILAEQYDFRTPRVTLEADDALSTVARTGVIAGASYKVGPDFTTEQAVEYSQANHYLTHAEAGFGWAPGARQVLNVAYRYTRANSTLDYQLVNQFIVSEQWPLARNMVSVARVNYDMSTHRLIAGLLGLQYDADCWSLGVAFEKYTNATSSTTSPSTGTRVLMQLQLKGFSQVDNGLLNQFRANVPGYTPASTVNEPTSRFSDYP
- the bamA gene encoding outer membrane protein assembly factor BamA translates to MNLQVLTSRLAGALSLAGITLTSGSAHAAQPFVVQDIRIEGLKRVERGTLFAYLPIKQGSTFSDDKASEAIRALYATGFFNEVRISTEGKAVIVYVQERPAVGTIDFAGIHEFDKENLTKALSSVGLSQGRYYDKALVDKAEQELKRQYLTRGYYAAEVTTTITPIDRNRVAVLFSVAEGPSAKIRQINIIGNHAFSTDTLRDEMQLSTPNWFSWYTKNDLYAKDKLTGDLEHVRSYYLNRGYLEFSIESTQVSLTPDKKEMYLTVTLHEGEPYTIASIGLAGNLLDREAELKKLVNIKAGERFSAETLQVTTKAIVDRLGEYGYAFATVNAVPKIDQQRHTVDLTLQVDPSRRVYVRHINVIGNTRTRDEVVRREMRQLESSWFDSNRLTLSKDRVNRLGYFTDVDVTTVPVEGSPDQVDVDVKVSEKPTGAITLGAGFSSTDKVVLSAGISQDNVFGSGTSLAVNVNTAKTYRTLTVTQTDPYFTVDGIKRITDVYYRTSYPLYNYTDTSFRIITMGADLKFGIPFSEADTVYFGVGLEQNRLNTDSSTPQSYLDYVSEFGRVVNNVPLTTGWARDNRDSALVPSRGYFIQTNGEVGTPAGGTEYYKADVQAQYYYSFARGFILGLNLQGGYGNGFAGKAYPIFKNYYAGGIGSVRGYEAGSLGPTDKTTGDPIGGSRMVVANVEMTFPLPGSGWDRTLRVFTFLDAGNVWGDEGNSTGANGLRYSYGAGLEWISPIGPLKLSLGFPVVKHATDKYQKFQFQIGTSF
- a CDS encoding copper-binding protein, producing the protein MKKMITLTAALCTGLTLAGAAIAADDMAGMKMTHGAMDGGTPNQAALTDAVIRKVDRSTGMVTLQHGELKNIGMSSMTMAYKAKDAAMVKQAKEGEKVKVRVENVDGTLTIVKLLKQ
- a CDS encoding efflux RND transporter permease subunit, with product MIARIIRWSIDNRFLVLLATVLVTAWGVYSLTQTPVDALPDLSDTQVIIKASYPGKAPQVVEDQVTYPLTTTLLGVPGATTIRAYSSFGDAFVYVLFDDRTDPYWARSRVLEYLNQVQSRLPPGATVSLGPDATGVGWVYEYALLDRTGKHDLGQLRALNDWFLKFELKSVPDVSEVASIGGMVRQYQVVLDPDKLRAYGITQASVADAIGKANQESGGSVVELAESEYMVRSSGYLHSLDDFRHIVLRTNGTGTPVLLGDVARIQIGPEMRRGIAELNGEGEVAGGVIVMRSGKNALTTIEAVKAKLAGLKKSLPPGVEIVTTYDRSQLVERAVDNLKDKLIEEFIIVGLVCAVFLFHLRSAFVAILSLPLGVLTAFIVMRYQGVNANLMSLGGIAIAIGAMIDAAIVMIENAHKHLEAYDHKHPDTPITTAQRWELIAQSAAEVGPALFFSLLIITLSFIPVFSLEGQEGKLFAPLAFTKTYTIAAAAGLSVTLVPVLMGYLIRGRIPHENANPINRVLIRLYRPVLEATLRRPWAAIGLAVLALAITVIPVSRLGGEFMPPLDEGDLLYMPTALPGISADKAAELLQQTDRLIKTVPEVKSVFGKSGRADTATDPAPFEMFETTIQFKPRSEWRAGMTPEKLVDELDARVKIPGLSNVWVPPIRNRLDMLSTGIKTPVGVKISGADLGQIDRIATQVESVLKNVPGVTSALAERLNGGHYIDVDIDRLAAARYGLSVTDIQSIVSTAVGGDKVGEVIAGRERFPINIRYPREIRDSVDTLRQLPVVTERGAQITLGDVATIRISDGPPMIRSENARLSGYVYVDIRDTDLQSAVKAMQTAVAQHVVLPPGYSIAWSGQFEYLERAAAKLRTVIPVTLAVIFVLLFLTFNSAADALLLMSTVPFALVGGFWLIWILGHAVSVATAVGFIALSGVAAEFGVVMLLYLKGALNHRLDAGEPFTEATLIDAIREGAVLRVRPKAMTVAVVLAGLIPIMLGHGSGSEVMQRIAAPMVGGMVTAPLLSMLIIPAAWLLLQRRRVARMKADAQDALQSHVAPNGTLVPHTHSGENP